The Fusarium falciforme chromosome 7, complete sequence genome window below encodes:
- a CDS encoding GMC-OxRdtase-N domain-containing protein: MGLYTEIPKETQEVDIIVAGGGTAGCIVAARLAEVVPNLSILVIEGGQNNHNVPQVVYPALYLSHLKPTSKATLFYKSKKADQLAGREVVVASGGTLGGGSSINFLMYTRAQRSDFDSWGAKGWSADELRPYLNKFETYHGSGESHHHGHDGPIHVSDGPFPAPKSAEDFIGAATKLGWPKVNDLQTLDANNGIGPWLRYMSPDGKRQDTAHRYIHPKLEDGKHPNLHVLVESKVVRVLIDDQKRAVGVEYISTQTPNAKLTVKARRLVVVSCGALGTPLVLERSGLGDPEVLNRAGVPLVMDLPGVGREYQDHNATIHPYRTNLEPHETLDGILSGRADVPNLIAKKDKILGWNGIDVASKLRPSEADVDALGPEFRATWDRDFKNNLDRPLMITSLMSYFLGDHSAIPEGQYATVLNITAYPYSRGHIHITGPSFDDPLDFNIGFFTDADDIDLKKQLWAYKKQREIMRRTAMYRGELAVGHPPFPEGSAAACIETDAPLKDVQDITYSAEDDKVIEDWLRFKVASPWHSLGTAKMGPRESFGVVNEQLSVHGIQGLKIADMSVSPKNMGANTENAALVIGEKAADIIISELGLKS, encoded by the exons ATGGGGTTGTACACTGAGATCCCAAAGGAGACCCAAGAGGTCGACATCATTGTTGCCGGAG GCGGAACGGCAGGATGCATCGTTGCGGCCAGACTGGCCGAGGTTGTCCCCAACTTGTCCATTCTGGTCATTGAGGGAGGCCAAAACAACCACAATGTGCCCCAGGTCGTCTACCCGGCCCTCTACCTGTCGCACCTCAAGCCAACCAGCAAGGCAACCCTCTTCTACAAGAGCAAAAAGGCTGACCAACTTGCCGGTCGCGAGGTTGTCGTGGCTTCTGGTGGCACTTTGGGCGGAGGCTCGTCAATCAACTTTCTCATGTACACCCGGGCTCAGAGGTCCGACTTTGACTCTTGGGGGGCCAAGGGTTGGTCAGCAGATGAGCTCCGGCCTTATCTCAACAAG TTCGAAACGTATCATGGCAGCGGTGAGAGTCATCACCACGGCCATGACGGGCCTATCCACGTGTCGGACGGTCCTTTCCCTGCCCCCAAGTCCGCAGAAGACTTCATTGGCGCTGCCACGAAGCTTGGCTGGCCGAAAGTCAATGACTTGCAAACGTTGGATGCCAACAATGGCATAGGCCCTTGGCTACGGTACATGTCTCCTGATGGCAAGCGTCAAGACACGGCCCATAGGTACATTCATCCTAAGCTAGAGGACGGAAAACATCCGAACCTCCACGTTCTTGTCGAGTCCAAAGTCGTCCGTGTCTTGATCGACGATCAGAAGCGAGCCGTTGGGGTTGAGTATATCTCCACTCAGACTCCAAACGCGAAACTTACCGTCAAGGCGCGTCGGTTGGTAGTCGTGTCTTGCGGTGCCCTCGGAACGCCCTTGGTTCTGGAGAGATCTGGTCTTGGTGACCCCGAGGTGCTCAACCGTGCGGGCGTGCCACTTGTGATGGACTTGCCAGGCGTTGGCCGCGAGTACCAGGACCACAATGCAACCATCCACCCGTACAGGACGAACCTTGAGCCGCATGAGACGCTGGACGGAATTCTCAGTGGCCGAGCCGATGTTCCTAACCTCATTGCGAAGAAGGATAAAATCCTGGGTTGGAACGGCATCGATGTTGCATCCAAGCTTCGGCCAAGTGAGGCGGATGTTGATGCTCTTGGCCCGGAATTTCGCGCTACTTGGGACCGAGACTTTAAGAACAACCTTGACAGGCCTCTTATGATTACGAGTCTAATGTCATA CTTTCTCGGAGATCATTCAGCCATTCCTGAAGGGCAGTATGCAACAGTACTCAACATCACGGCCTACCCGTATTCACGTGGACATATACACATCACTGGGCCTAGCTTCGACGACCCGTTGGACTTCAACATTGGCTTCTTTACTGATGCCGATGATATCGACCTGAAGAAGCAGCTCTGGGCATACAAGAAGCAGCGTGAAATCATGCGACGCACGGCCATGTACCGTGGTGAGCTGGCTGTGGGACACCCCCCCTTCCCTGAAGGGTCTGCAGCGGCGTGCATCGAAACGGATGCTCCACTCAAAGACGTTCAAGACATCACGTACTCAGCGGAAGACGACAAGGTTATCGAGGACTGGCTCCGCTTCAAAGTCGCCAGCCCCTGGCATTCTCTGGGCACGGCAAAGATGGGTCCTCGCGAGAGTTTCGGCGTTGTCAACGAACAGTTGAGTGTCCATGGCATTCAGGGACTCAAGATTGCCGATATGAGCGTCTCGCCAAAGAACATGGGCGCCAACACGGAGAATGCTGCTTTGGTAATTGGTGAGAAGGCTGCGGATATTATCATCAGCGAGTTGGGACTCAAGTCATGA
- a CDS encoding Fungal-trans domain-containing protein, which produces MILVAIYEIGHAIYPAAYLTTGNCSRYGSALGLSKTVESFDAFEENQSLMEAEEKRRSWWAAVILDRLGCAERACLFPDPSSGSILPMDDALWEQGGHIERPMHRLSSPPTETMGRYGLTAQAAVLLGRVFQNIHDTSAMEGFQENEARILDSTLVALTNVSFQEGRFRGIGVCSPTTICFSARLLLHDESRYPSTRHRAISDPLTRINIEADIAAHMLRLADSVGGTRRCGIEEISPFCLEPMYRSGIVYARRYSETGQQEDQQAFETIKQGLRAMAGRWKAAGKSLDAYVGLLEARELTGIL; this is translated from the exons ATGATTCTGGTGGCCATCTACGAGATTGGCCATGCCATTTATCCTGCGGCATATTTGACGACGGGGAACTGTAGTCGATATGGCAGTGCTCTAGGACTCAGTAAGACTGTGGAGAGTTTCGATGCTTTCGAGGAGAACCAGAGTCTTATGGAAGCTGAAGAAAAACGAAGGAGCTGGTGGGCTGCTGTGATTCTCGACCG TCTTGGGTGCGCGGAACGTGCTTGTTTGTTTCCAGACCCaagcagcggcagcatccTCCCTATGGATGACGCTCTTTGGGAACAAGGC GGTCACATTGAACGTCCGATGCATCGTCTTTCTTCACCCCCCACTGAAACGATGGGCCGTTATGGCCTTACCGCGCAAGCAGCAGTTCTACTGGGAAGAGTTTTCCAAAACATTCATGATACCTCGGCAATGGAAGGATTCCAGGAAAACGAAGCAAGGATATTAGATAGTACCTTGGTTGCACTGACAAACGTGTCGTTTCAAGAGGGTCGATTCCGAGGCATAGGCGTTTGCAGCCCAACCACAATCTGCTTCAG TGCGAGACTTCTCCTCCACGACGAATCGCGGTACCCAAGCACCAGGCATCGAGCAATATCCGACCCTTTGACCCGTATCAACATCGAAGCTGACATTGCAGCGCACATGCTGCGCTTGGCGGACAGTGTCGGTGGAACGAGACGCTGTGGTATTGAAGAAATATCTCCATTCTGTTTGGAGCCCATGTATCGCTCCGGCATTGTGTATGCCCGGAGGTACAGCGAGACCGGGCAACAAGAGGACCAGCAAGCGTTTGAAACGATCAAACAAGGACTTAGAGCGATGGCTGGTCGATGGAAGGCGGCAGGCAA GTCATTAGATGCTTACGTTGGTCTGCTCGAGGCTCGAGAGCTGACGGGTATTTTGTGA
- a CDS encoding AB hydrolase-1 domain-containing protein, with product MSTQETAKTLYLVAEGTKYAYRIIGNASEDSPPLLMLNHVRSTIDTWDPEVINNLTASGRQLITYDYAGLGHSGGNIAPSIRAFAINLLAFLNVLLPTLHAKEVDVLGFSMGGYIAQQLTLDAPDIVRKLVLAGTGPSLGPNLERPMNEVQSTVFNPTPGPPTIEAFFPSFTTGEEGLAWFNRSTQSRAGVAGKNGEPEIAQFTTGQDLVKLTQAYLTWDADPIPYALLQTIQKDALVTNGDNDLIVPTQNSYILARQLPRANFVMFPSSGHGHLFQYASYFTKLVGEFLDGKLPTAPFSAGKAPAFQKYGSYNQ from the coding sequence ATGTCGACTCAAGAAACCGCCAAAACGCTCTATTTGGTGGCCGAAGGCACCAAGTACGCATACCGAATCATCGGCAATGCGAGCGAGGACTCTCCGCCTCTCCTGATGCTCAATCATGTCCGATCAACCATTGACACTTGGGACCCTGAAGTCATAAACAACCTCACTGCAAGCGGTCGTCAGCTCATCACGTACGACTATGCCGGACTTGGTCACAGCGGCGGCAACATTGCCCCCAGCATTCGGGCTTTTGCCATCAACTTGCTCGCTTTCCTCAATGTCCTCCTGCCGACTCTTCACGCTAAAGAGGTCGATGTGCTTGGCTTCTCCATGGGCGGCTACATTGCTCAGCAGCTTACTCTCGACGCCCCTGACATCGTGCGCAAACTGGTTCTCGCAGGTACTGGTCCTAGCCTTGGTCCTAATCTGGAACGCCCCATGAACGAGGTTCAATCCACTGTCTTCAACCCAACCCCTGGTCCACCTACCATCGAAGCCTTCTTTCCCTCGTTTACTACCGGCGAAGAGGGCCTCGCATGGTTCAACCGGAGCACCCAGTCACGAGCCGGCGTTGCTGGCAAGAATGGCGAGCCCGAAATTGCTCAGTTCACTACCGGACAAGACCTTGTCAAGCTCACCCAGGCATACCTAACTTGGGATGCCGATCCCATCCCTTACGCCCTCCTCCAGACCATCCAGAAGGATGCCCTCGTCACCAACGGCGACAACGACCTAATCGTCCCAACGCAAAACTCGTACATCCTAGCTCGACAGCTGCCCCGCGCCAACTTTGTCATGTTCCCTAGTAGTGGTCATGGTCATCTTTTCCAGTATGCGAGCTACTTCACCAAGCTCGTCGGAGAGTTCTTGGATGGCAAGCTGCCTACTGCGCCTTTCTCCGCCGGAAAAGCTCCAGCTTTCCAGAAGTATGGTTCCTACAACCAGTAG
- a CDS encoding N-acetyltransferase domain-containing protein yields MAAVDYTFFHVSKTTSIEESARLYRDLRLKALQTSPESFSSTYEIESAFTEDDWIKRLLEGDRENFVCAATSREADSTSSVEWVGQLTIRGPVSRNDYVLPEASGQTAPGLDEDEERWQMLSLFNLPEHRGKGLGQKLCQEALRHLQKTRKSPNILVRLMVKPQNTVTVHLYEKLGFETVGKCTLAEALVANGDGHLLPEDTTDPKYSTRAGLIMTLRISRT; encoded by the coding sequence ATGGCGGCAGTCGACTACACCTTCTTTCATGTCTCAAAGACTACTTCAATCGAGGAATCCGCAAGGCTATACCGCGATCTGCGTCTCAAAGCACTTCAGACGTCCCCTGAGTCATTCTCGTCCACCTACGAGATTGAGTCCGCTTTCACTGAGGATGATTGGATCAAGCGGCTCCTGGAGGGGGACCGAGAAAACTTTGTCTGTGCTGCCACGAGTCGTGAAGCCGATTCTACTTCCTCTGTGGAGTGGGTTGGCCAGCTCACCATTCGAGGCCCCGTCAGTCGAAATGATTATGTTCTCCCAGAAGCCTCTGGCCAAACCGCCCCAGGTTTggatgaagacgaagagcGCTGGCAGATGTTGAGTCTCTTTAATCTCCCTGAACACCGTGGCAAGGGCCTGGGCCAGAAACTCTGTCAAGAGGCTTTGCGGCATCTCCAAAAAACTCGAAAATCGCCAAATATCCTTGTCAGGCTGATGGTTAAGCCCCAAAACACTGTGACGGTGCACCTCTACGAGAAGCTCGGGTTTGAAACGGTTGGAAAGTGCACGCTTGCAGAGGCACTCGTGGCTAATGGAGACGGACACCTGCTTCCTGAAGACACCACGGACCCCAAGTACTCTACTCGCGCTGGCTTGATTATGACGCTTCGAATTTCTCGTACCTAG
- a CDS encoding Zn(2)-C6 fungal-type domain-containing protein produces the protein MSLSHGQQGAPEPSSKRRRIRKACIPCRQRKRKCDGSSPCGMCTTYGYTCEYAHDDSPLAPFVSQPPGDSSKSPNLNPPSNKSPEAVNSTTSRQETTPPAFEGGMLDDRQPRYVNASSAIAFPHILGLHLESEKPPTLHSFGYNFGIRPEEKSIPHRDLAELISEAELVTFSNTFFTVFGVILDLLDQSIFLQQCRLYYQGQLHDGVFAAVAAGVAAIGSFLSFSHGHDREVDIVHFAKTVLEDPAATRRASVQLVIGWSLRAAYLRFTTRPNNSWIASCTAMHLAEAVGLHEEENISKIANMAGASASGFDPDRLRRIFWCSWSFHIITCYEYGRSAVSFPRVSCNSINPTPGSFAYQHVRMAEILPSPNSTFCLADKPQDLGKEMVERMKALNEAPLGHPFLSLTKADLTFYLYRRMRQLKTPVTDEVIQLITMAGNNAVEAACQQVQKGHLFFNALGSVFQYACVLLALDNPLASSNLDGAFEGLETIVSIVDTRLTREALNTARHLLKASIQKKKQHTSTLEAVEARFTDMETPPGLLDMTLDWDQILNEPYMSFFGPSEL, from the coding sequence GCGGCGTATAAGAAAGGCGTGCATTCCTTGTCGCCAACGAAAGCGAAAATGCGATGGCAGCTCACCTTGTGGAATGTGCACCACGTATGGCTACACTTGCGAGTACGCTCATGACGACAGTCCTCTGGCTCCATTCGTCTCGCAGCCCCCTGGGGATTCATCAAAGAGTCCCAATTTGAACCCCCCAAGCAACAAAAGCCCCGAAGCTGTGAACTCGACCACCTCGCGCCAAGAGACGACTCCTCCCGCATTCGAAGGTGGCATGCTAGATGATCGACAACCACGTTACGTGAATGCCTCCTCTGCAATTGCATTCCCTCACATTCTTGGGCTGCACCTGGAGTCAGAGAAACCTCCCACTCTGCATTCATTCGGCTACAACTTTGGCATTCGACCTGAGGAAAAGTCGATCCCGCATAGGGACCTGGCGGAGCTGATATCCGAAGCAGAGTTGGTGACGTTTTCTAACACCTTCTTTACCGTCTTTGGTGTCATCTTGGATCTCCTGGATCAGAGCATATTCCTCCAGCAGTGCCGTCTTTATTACCAAGGCCAACTCCACGATGGTGTCTTCGCCGCCGTGGCAGCTGGTGTTGCAGCAATTGGGTCCTTTCTCTCTttcagccatggccatgatcgCGAGGTTGACATCGTTCACTTTGCTAAGACGGTTCTTGAGGACCCAGCGGCAACACGCAGAGCCTCTGTGCAACTGGTTATCGGTTGGTCTCTGCGCGCGGCATACCTACGATTCACGACCAGACCCAACAACTCTTGGATAGCTTCATGCACGGCAATGCATCTGGCAGAAGCCGTAGGTTtacatgaagaagagaataTTTCCAAGATTGCGAATATGGCAGGTGCTTCGGCGTCAGGCTTCGACCCGGATAGACTTAGACGCATCTTTTGGTGTTCCTGGTCTTTTCACATTATTACTTGCTACGAGTATGGCCGCTCTGCTGTTAGTTTCCCCAGAGTGTCATGCAATAGTATCAACCCCACTCCTGGATCATTTGCCTACCAGCACGTACGGATGGCCGAGATCTTACCATCACCAAACTCGACATTTTGTCTGGCAGATAAGCCTCAAGACTTGGGAAAAGAAATGGTAGAGCGCATGAAAGCTCTGAATGAAGCTCCCTTGGGCCACCCGTTCTTGAGTTTAACCAAGGCAGACCTGACGTTCTACCTATATCGACGCATGCGTCAACTAAAAACCCCCGTCACGGATGAAGTCATTCAACTCATCACTATGGCAGGGAATAATGCTGTCGAGGCAGCATGTCAACAAGTCCAAAAAGGACATCTCTTCTTCAACGCTCTAGGGAGCGTGTTTCAGTATGCATGTGTTCTCCTGGCCCTCGATAACCCCCTGGCATCTTCTAATCTGGATGGCGCATTCGAGGGCCTTGAGACCATAGTCAGCATTGTGGACACGAGATTGACGCGGGAAGCTCTAAATACGGCACGACACCTTTTGAAAGCCAGCATTCAGAAGAAAAAGCAGCACACTTCGACGCTAGAGGCCGTCGAGGCCAGGTTCACAGACATGGAGACGCCACCTGGGTTGTTAGACATGACCCTGGATTGGGACCAGATCTTGAACGAACCGTACATGTCTTTTTTCGGTCCATCGGAGCTATGA